One region of Thermoflexus hugenholtzii JAD2 genomic DNA includes:
- a CDS encoding Uma2 family endonuclease translates to VELIEGELVTMSPIGSRHAGVVDRLNHLFSRRTGEGIIVRVQNPLRLSPHSEPQPDVALLRYRPDFYASAH, encoded by the coding sequence GCGTGGAGCTCATCGAAGGAGAACTCGTCACCATGAGCCCCATCGGAAGCCGACACGCCGGCGTGGTGGATCGGCTGAATCATCTCTTCTCTCGACGCACCGGCGAGGGGATCATCGTGCGGGTCCAGAACCCGCTCCGGCTCAGCCCGCACTCCGAGCCGCAGCCGGATGTGGCGCTGCTCCGCTATCGCCCCGATTTCTACGCCTCCGCCCAC